GAAAAGGGATGTCCGCTACTCGAAAAGCCTATCACAGCCCTATGTGTTCCGGTTGGGTGCGGAATGTCGTTACGCTCAGGCGGTCTGCTGTTTATTCGGGGCAGTAAAAACCATCTTCTGTTACAAACCTTTTCATGGTTTCGGAATTAGGCCCCTCCGAGAAATCCTGTGCTGTATAAACCGGAAGGCGGGTGCGGATTACTAGCGGTCCGGGTTCAATCCACTCTCCTTCTTCCGGCTCCCTGCCGAAGGTCATTGAACTCAGAGAGACTACTTCGCCGTTTCCGTCTACAATTGGACCCCCGCTCATGCCGCTTGCAGTAAAATGGGAGAGAAATTCGGATACGTACGTTCTTGCCCGCATGTAAACGGCTCCGACTCCCTGCAGGGGACCTACGCTGTTGTATGCATAGCCGGAACCGATAACGACAAGCGGGTCTCCGCACTTAAGCGAAGGGGAGTCGGCTATCCGGAGCTTTGGATATTCTGAAAATGCGTTTGCTTCACCCATTTTTATAATCGCGATGTCACATCCTTGGTCCTTAGTCTCCTGATACTGGATTTTTGAAACAACTCCGTCATAAACCCTGCCGTCTTCTGTGGTAATGTCTGCCCTGTTGCCTTTCTTTTTGGCCAAGTGTCCTACGGTGACGACGGTATTATTGTTGTATATGAATCCGGAACCGTTTATTGGGCTTCCTTCGTGAATAACCCTGACTGTGACGGTGGCTTTGCGTGCTTTTTTATATTCTGTGTTCATAAGCTCGAATTGATCAAGTGGAAACGGGCTGTACTTATCGCCGAACTCATGTCCGGTTTCTTGCCACACATTATCTCTGTAATCACCGGCGTCATGAGGCTTTTCAGAACTGGGGATCATTTCGTAAACTTCTTTCAGTTCCTCGATGTTCGGTCCGTAGGAAAAGGAATCCGGGTCCGGTTGATCAAAAGCATAGATCCAGAGATTCTCCGGCGGCGAGGTGGAAACCTGAAAAGGCATGGCGCCAAACAAGTCCCCGACTATACCTTCGTAGTCGGATTTTGTCGCGGATACGATGGAAACCACTTCTCCATTTTCGTTGAATATGGGCCCTCCGCTCATTCCTCCAGATATTGGCACTGCGTGATACATCCTTTCGGCATTGCAAAATGTTTCACAACCTTCTTGCTGGCAATCTTCAAATCTATAATAAGGAAGCGGGCACCCCGTGTACTCGCTGCTTAACTCAAGTGCCGGTCCCGCGGAAACTGCCCATCCGCCGAGGCCTCTCAGTACGCTGGCCCCGCCCATAGCCATCAGAAATTCGTTTCTTAAGGGTTTTCTGTCCGCTATCTTCATGGGAACGGCGGAAATTTCTTCTTCAAGGCGTAGTAACGCCAGATCGGTTCCCTCAGTCTCTCTCCGGTCAATATGTTCTACTTCCGCTTCAATAGTATGGCCGTCAAAAGTGTGTATGAATACCCTTTCTTGCCTGGGCACTATTCCCCCGAAAGTGTGCGCGGCTGTAACAACATATTTTCGGGCAATAAGCCACCCGGTTCCCAGTGCTTTGTAATGTGATTTATTGCCTTCTCTGACTTCAATCTCGAATATGGAGCGGCTTACTTTTTTTGCTATATCCTTATGCTTTTTTGTGGGAGATATATCGGTGCCGTAGTTGCGGAAGTTCAAATCACGGCTGAACCTCTTGGGATAATAATTCTCTCTTTCGTACCCCGTCCGCTTCTGTTTGTTTCTCTGGGGATCAAGATCGCATCTGCCTACGGGGGGAGAGGTGTAATCCGAACCACCACCGCCACAGGAACCGGCCCCCATAGCGCCAAGCACAAGGAGGGCGAGGGCAAAGATTCTTAACGATACATATTCTGTCGGACGCATAGGCTGTCGATCCCTGTGCTAAACTCCCCTGAAAAGAGATTATCGAAGTTAGTGTTGCACTTTAAAGTTCAAGTGGTGTAAAGATATGCGGCGTTAACCCGCGTGCCATCTGCGGACGGGCACTAAAGGCTGACGCGGTTTTCAAGTTTTCCGATCCCCTCAATTTCAACTTCCACTACGTCCAGCGGCTTCATGGGACTTACCCCTGAAGGAGTTCCAGTCGCTATCATGTCTCCGGGAAGAAGTGTCATCACCCCTGATATGAAGCTTATGAGTTTCGGAACGCTGAATATCAGGTTTTTCGTGCTTGAATCCTGTTTTATCTCACCGTTCAGAAAAGTTTTTATCCGAAGGTTTCCAGGATCGACTTTCGTTTCTATGAAAGGACCCACGGGGGCAAAGGTATCAAACCCTTTGCCCCTTGTAAACTGTATGTCTTTTGCCTGAAGGTCCCTCGCCGTCACGTCGTTTATGCAGGTATATCCGAATACGTACTCAAGTGCCCTCTCTTCCTCGACCATGCGCGCCTTTTTCCCTATAACCACTCCGAGCTCCCCTTCATAATCCACCCTTTCTGACATGTGCGCCGGGTATTTTATCTCTTCGCGGTGGGCGATTACTGCAGTTGAAGGCTTCATGAAAAGCATGGGATCTTCTGGGGGAGTTCTTTTCATCTCTCTCGCGTGGTCTTCATAGTTAAGCCCCACCGCTATGATTTTTGTTGGAAGACACGGGGCAAGCGGTTCGATGTCTGTGTAGTTGTGTTCCGTATTCGTTACCGACCAGTTTCCGAAGATGTTTCCTTCTATCTCGAAAACCGCCCCGTCGATATATTTTCCGAACACGGGTTTTTCCTGGCTGTTTCTGAATCTTAGGAATTTCATTGAGTGCTTGCAAAAACCGGGACTGTTAAAAACTTGAAAAGGTTTTATTTCACCCCCAAGAAGGATACATAAATGTTGCGGAAACTGAAATCAAATAACACGGATTCAGTAGATAACTTTTTTGAGAAACAGTCCACTGGGGGGAGCGGTAAAAACATTTTTCGTCTTTTTCCCCTCAGCAAGTATCTGCCCGAATCCCTCTGGGCTAAGTTTTCCCT
Above is a genomic segment from Candidatus Dadabacteria bacterium containing:
- a CDS encoding serine protease, yielding MRPTEYVSLRIFALALLVLGAMGAGSCGGGGSDYTSPPVGRCDLDPQRNKQKRTGYERENYYPKRFSRDLNFRNYGTDISPTKKHKDIAKKVSRSIFEIEVREGNKSHYKALGTGWLIARKYVVTAAHTFGGIVPRQERVFIHTFDGHTIEAEVEHIDRRETEGTDLALLRLEEEISAVPMKIADRKPLRNEFLMAMGGASVLRGLGGWAVSAGPALELSSEYTGCPLPYYRFEDCQQEGCETFCNAERMYHAVPISGGMSGGPIFNENGEVVSIVSATKSDYEGIVGDLFGAMPFQVSTSPPENLWIYAFDQPDPDSFSYGPNIEELKEVYEMIPSSEKPHDAGDYRDNVWQETGHEFGDKYSPFPLDQFELMNTEYKKARKATVTVRVIHEGSPINGSGFIYNNNTVVTVGHLAKKKGNRADITTEDGRVYDGVVSKIQYQETKDQGCDIAIIKMGEANAFSEYPKLRIADSPSLKCGDPLVVIGSGYAYNSVGPLQGVGAVYMRARTYVSEFLSHFTASGMSGGPIVDGNGEVVSLSSMTFGREPEEGEWIEPGPLVIRTRLPVYTAQDFSEGPNSETMKRFVTEDGFYCPE
- a CDS encoding fumarylacetoacetate hydrolase family protein, with amino-acid sequence MKFLRFRNSQEKPVFGKYIDGAVFEIEGNIFGNWSVTNTEHNYTDIEPLAPCLPTKIIAVGLNYEDHAREMKRTPPEDPMLFMKPSTAVIAHREEIKYPAHMSERVDYEGELGVVIGKKARMVEEERALEYVFGYTCINDVTARDLQAKDIQFTRGKGFDTFAPVGPFIETKVDPGNLRIKTFLNGEIKQDSSTKNLIFSVPKLISFISGVMTLLPGDMIATGTPSGVSPMKPLDVVEVEIEGIGKLENRVSL